Proteins encoded by one window of Phycisphaerales bacterium:
- a CDS encoding DUF3299 domain-containing protein, producing the protein MWKFWAILGAALLGGGVYVVAQSRPAGKQVVKETAPAEPVRPSRPDVINQAPEVKPVPPARPSTPEPARNGTPAQPLEPEASATDAPPEAAPVEPTSEENKKPGEFDELVPTEPAPEITPPPIVPEAPAADAAKEEPAPENLKKLGAFSIVPGKIERKDDGSLLLDGKYTLKGEGTPQSPYVVSWDLLTSAEEAFDPQNGKRRLPERVAMLDGKTVRLNGYIAFPMTSTEPRELLSMLNQWDGCCIGTPPTPYDAVEVALTETVEGDDRFATTGKVVGTFHVKPYLEGDWLIGLYVMEDAKLTPRDFGPGAN; encoded by the coding sequence ATGTGGAAGTTCTGGGCGATCCTTGGGGCCGCGCTGCTGGGCGGTGGTGTGTACGTCGTGGCGCAGTCGCGACCTGCTGGGAAGCAGGTGGTGAAGGAGACGGCACCGGCAGAGCCGGTGCGGCCGTCGCGGCCCGACGTGATAAACCAGGCGCCAGAGGTGAAGCCGGTGCCGCCAGCGCGGCCCTCGACCCCGGAGCCGGCTCGTAACGGCACGCCGGCGCAGCCTCTCGAACCGGAAGCGTCGGCGACCGACGCACCTCCTGAGGCTGCGCCTGTGGAGCCCACGTCTGAGGAGAACAAGAAGCCAGGCGAGTTCGACGAGCTGGTGCCGACCGAGCCCGCGCCGGAGATAACCCCGCCGCCCATCGTGCCCGAGGCGCCCGCGGCCGACGCGGCCAAGGAGGAGCCCGCCCCCGAGAACCTCAAGAAGCTCGGCGCCTTCTCCATCGTGCCCGGCAAGATCGAGAGAAAGGATGACGGCTCGCTGCTGCTCGACGGCAAGTACACGCTGAAGGGCGAGGGCACGCCGCAGAGCCCGTACGTCGTGAGCTGGGACCTGCTGACCTCGGCCGAGGAGGCGTTCGATCCTCAGAACGGCAAGCGGCGGCTGCCCGAGCGGGTCGCGATGCTCGATGGGAAGACGGTTCGACTGAACGGGTACATCGCCTTCCCGATGACAAGCACCGAGCCGCGTGAGCTGCTGAGCATGCTGAACCAGTGGGACGGCTGCTGCATCGGCACGCCGCCGACGCCGTACGACGCGGTGGAGGTGGCGCTCACGGAGACGGTCGAGGGAGATGACCGCTTCGCCACCACGGGCAAGGTCGTGGGCACCTTCCATGTGAAGCCGTACCTCGAGGGCGACTGGCTCATTGGGCTGTACGTGATGGAAGATGCGAAGCTGACGCCAAGGGACTTTGGGCCGGGGGCGAACTGA
- a CDS encoding HD domain-containing phosphohydrolase → MPEAGDSLRFFPVPMDSLDFRAHTVDLYIRFDATPGQPTLYRSAGLEFTKADAERLATQGVKFLYISAAQHAAYRKALAERLEAAFTDKAAATEERARIVRSACGKMIEDVLLLPGQSEPVAAVKEISERFGEWSKADPQAFTYLLDMSGHDFYTTTHMVNVGVGCGLLAKEAFPNDAELFKLVVQGGLLHDLGKRNIPESVLNKEGKLSDAEWNQIKVHPSLGFEELKNNPEIPSAVLEMVRDHHERPDGKGYPNGVDGSKLSIPAKICGIVDVFDAITAARPYRGPTPPARTLQMMQDGRGTQFDADLFDAWTRVVNTMLKEDPQRAPVAPPIDPKAPPPSLAAFAQVAPEGVIASLSRPAPLEGDQRRPYERKRCDIAAMATFKWQGKKYTVRPGEFFRVRVVDVSRGGLQIETPWPLTLNDVLVVQLPTKDKPIARLCRVVRVRSAGAAWSAGVCFIDAQAAASPAA, encoded by the coding sequence GTGCCCGAAGCTGGCGACAGCTTGCGCTTCTTCCCCGTCCCGATGGACTCGCTGGACTTCCGTGCTCACACGGTGGACCTGTACATCCGCTTCGACGCGACGCCCGGGCAGCCGACGCTGTACCGCTCGGCGGGGCTCGAGTTCACGAAGGCGGACGCCGAGCGGCTCGCAACCCAGGGCGTGAAGTTCCTGTACATCTCTGCGGCGCAGCACGCGGCCTACCGCAAAGCTCTGGCCGAGCGGCTGGAGGCGGCCTTCACGGACAAGGCCGCGGCGACGGAGGAGCGGGCCCGCATTGTGCGCTCGGCGTGCGGCAAGATGATCGAGGATGTGCTGCTGCTGCCGGGGCAATCCGAACCGGTGGCGGCGGTGAAGGAGATCAGCGAGCGGTTCGGCGAGTGGTCCAAGGCCGACCCGCAGGCGTTCACGTACCTGTTGGACATGTCCGGGCACGACTTCTACACGACGACGCACATGGTGAACGTGGGCGTCGGGTGCGGGCTGCTGGCCAAGGAGGCGTTCCCCAACGACGCCGAACTGTTCAAGCTGGTGGTGCAGGGCGGGCTGCTGCACGACCTGGGCAAGCGGAACATCCCCGAGAGCGTGCTCAACAAGGAGGGCAAGCTCAGCGATGCGGAGTGGAACCAGATCAAGGTGCACCCTTCGCTGGGGTTCGAGGAGCTCAAGAACAACCCGGAGATCCCGTCTGCGGTGCTGGAGATGGTGCGCGACCACCATGAGCGGCCGGACGGCAAGGGCTACCCCAACGGCGTCGACGGCTCGAAGCTGTCGATCCCGGCGAAGATCTGCGGGATCGTGGATGTGTTCGACGCGATCACCGCGGCACGCCCGTACCGCGGCCCGACGCCGCCCGCGCGCACGCTCCAGATGATGCAGGACGGGCGGGGGACGCAGTTCGACGCGGACCTGTTCGATGCGTGGACGCGGGTGGTCAACACGATGCTGAAGGAGGACCCGCAGCGGGCGCCGGTCGCGCCGCCGATTGATCCCAAGGCGCCGCCGCCGTCGCTGGCGGCGTTCGCGCAGGTCGCGCCCGAGGGCGTGATCGCGAGCCTGTCGCGTCCGGCGCCGCTGGAGGGCGATCAGCGGCGGCCGTACGAGCGGAAGCGGTGCGACATCGCTGCGATGGCGACGTTCAAGTGGCAGGGGAAGAAGTACACGGTGAGGCCCGGAGAGTTCTTCAGGGTGCGGGTGGTGGACGTCAGCCGCGGGGGGTTGCAGATCGAGACGCCCTGGCCGCTGACGCTGAATGACGTGCTGGTGGTGCAGCTGCCCACGAAGGACAAGCCGATTGCACGCCTGTGCCGCGTGGTACGGGTGCGGAGCGCGGGGGCGGCCTGGTCGGCAGGGGTGTGCTTTATCGACGCGCAGGCGGCGGCTTCTCCGGCGGCATGA
- a CDS encoding RlmE family RNA methyltransferase, which produces MPQPRKLHDEYFKKAKAEGYVARSAYKLIEINDKKRVLKRGNRVLDLGCAPGSWLQVVDEIIGDRGVAVGIDLQRVDTRFSHRVRLLQADAFTLDPQALLKMSGGLFNVVLSDMAPSTTGHGDDFLSVRLCRRVLEMLPTVLAPGGNVVMKVLEGAEFAQLLKDTKRLFREAGATKPAASRDVSREIFIVGTGYIGPAQQPTPPSASKGGEPDNAG; this is translated from the coding sequence ATGCCCCAGCCCCGCAAGCTCCATGACGAGTACTTCAAGAAGGCCAAGGCCGAGGGGTACGTCGCGCGCTCGGCGTACAAGCTGATCGAGATCAACGACAAGAAGCGGGTGCTCAAGCGCGGCAACCGGGTGCTGGACCTGGGGTGTGCGCCGGGTTCGTGGCTGCAGGTGGTGGATGAGATTATCGGTGATCGCGGCGTGGCCGTGGGGATCGACCTGCAGCGGGTGGACACGCGCTTCTCGCACCGCGTGCGGCTGCTGCAGGCCGACGCGTTCACGCTGGACCCGCAGGCGCTGCTGAAAATGTCGGGCGGGCTGTTCAACGTGGTGCTCAGCGACATGGCCCCCAGCACCACCGGGCACGGGGATGACTTCCTGTCGGTGCGGCTGTGCCGGCGGGTGCTGGAGATGCTGCCCACGGTGCTCGCGCCCGGCGGGAACGTGGTGATGAAGGTGCTCGAGGGGGCCGAGTTCGCGCAGCTGCTCAAGGACACCAAGCGGCTGTTCCGGGAAGCGGGGGCCACGAAGCCCGCGGCCAGCCGCGACGTCTCCCGCGAGATCTTCATCGTGGGGACCGGTTATATCGGACCCGCGCAGCAGCCGACGCCCCCTTCCGCGTCCAAGGGCGGCGAACCAGACAACGCGGGTTGA
- the iscX gene encoding Fe-S cluster assembly protein IscX: MGGQDTFGWLETELIGELLAEEHPDKDPLRVGFTELKKLVVALPGFEEEPGHPVNEKILEHIQAAWIDERNDIQRDED, encoded by the coding sequence GTGGGTGGGCAGGACACGTTCGGATGGCTGGAGACGGAGCTGATCGGGGAGCTGCTGGCGGAGGAGCACCCGGACAAGGACCCGCTGCGCGTGGGGTTCACGGAGCTCAAGAAGCTGGTGGTGGCGCTGCCGGGGTTCGAGGAGGAGCCGGGGCATCCGGTTAACGAGAAGATCCTGGAGCACATCCAGGCGGCGTGGATCGACGAGCGGAACGACATCCAGCGCGACGAAGACTGA
- a CDS encoding ABC transporter ATP-binding protein — MSAALNITGLSFSYQSGEQPFRLDLPSLSLASGEQCLLTAASGRGKSTLLALIAGLIDPHRGTIEVAGTNIHSLHGHKRDLFRGRHIGMIFQTFNLLQGFTALENVKAALMLAGHSPRVQQEKAKALLDRLGIARQGALVETLSVGQQQRVAVARAMAVDPVLVLADEPTASLDPENAVAAMDLIQGLCREKNAALLCVSHDPSMASRFARREALNVGEAAASGAPAGGAGR, encoded by the coding sequence ATGAGTGCCGCGCTGAACATCACGGGCCTGTCGTTCTCGTACCAGTCGGGGGAACAGCCATTCCGGCTGGACCTGCCGTCGTTGTCGCTCGCGTCAGGCGAGCAGTGCCTGCTCACGGCGGCGTCGGGGCGCGGCAAGTCCACGCTGCTGGCTCTGATCGCGGGGTTGATCGACCCACACCGCGGGACCATCGAGGTGGCAGGGACGAACATCCACTCGCTGCACGGGCACAAGCGGGACCTGTTCCGTGGGCGGCACATCGGGATGATCTTCCAGACCTTCAACCTGCTCCAGGGCTTCACCGCCCTGGAGAACGTGAAGGCGGCGCTGATGCTGGCGGGCCATTCGCCGCGGGTGCAGCAGGAGAAGGCCAAGGCGCTGCTGGACCGGCTGGGCATCGCCCGCCAGGGGGCGCTGGTGGAGACGCTGAGCGTGGGGCAGCAGCAGCGGGTGGCTGTGGCGCGGGCGATGGCCGTGGACCCGGTGCTGGTTCTGGCGGATGAGCCGACGGCGAGCCTGGACCCAGAGAACGCCGTCGCGGCCATGGACCTGATCCAAGGGCTCTGCCGCGAGAAGAACGCGGCCCTGCTGTGCGTGAGCCATGATCCTTCAATGGCGTCCCGGTTCGCGCGCCGGGAGGCGTTGAACGTGGGCGAGGCGGCGGCGAGCGGCGCGCCGGCCGGGGGGGCGGGGCGATGA
- a CDS encoding RNA polymerase sigma factor, with translation MTPEEFARRYEECHRTLWFIAAAILGDKTQAHDVVQEAAAIAMTKLAEFNPATNFTAWMGQIVRYVALNESRTRQRRRSSTAPDALDSVPAGRSAGLATGVSGQLDEHVAAGLMSLDELPRTCLVLRIVHGLAYSEIAAALSIPEGTAMSHVHRSRLALRERLRGREDELRSTLGTGGGAR, from the coding sequence TTGACGCCCGAGGAGTTTGCGCGGAGGTACGAGGAGTGCCATCGGACCCTGTGGTTCATCGCCGCGGCCATCCTCGGCGATAAGACCCAGGCCCATGACGTCGTGCAGGAAGCAGCGGCCATCGCCATGACCAAGCTCGCAGAGTTCAACCCGGCGACCAACTTCACGGCGTGGATGGGCCAGATCGTCCGGTACGTCGCCCTCAACGAGTCGCGGACGCGCCAGCGGCGTCGGAGCAGCACCGCGCCCGACGCGCTGGACTCTGTGCCGGCGGGGCGGTCGGCGGGCCTGGCGACCGGAGTATCGGGGCAGTTGGATGAGCACGTGGCGGCGGGGCTGATGTCGCTGGATGAGCTGCCCCGGACGTGCCTGGTGCTGCGGATCGTGCACGGGCTGGCGTACAGCGAGATCGCGGCGGCGCTGAGCATCCCCGAGGGCACGGCCATGAGCCACGTGCACCGGTCGCGCCTGGCGCTGCGTGAGCGGCTGCGGGGGCGGGAGGATGAGTTGCGGTCGACGCTGGGAACGGGGGGAGGTGCACGATGA
- a CDS encoding Glu/Leu/Phe/Val dehydrogenase dimerization domain-containing protein, with the protein MPTGFDKYQAFYERPATIVVEWRDRETPAVGWLAIDTLRGGAAGGGTRMRAGGTQQEAVFLAKTMGVKFCVAGPDIGGGKSVIDFDYDKYPADVKRGVLERWYRHIGPYLKCCYGTGGDIGVDEVSEATAIIEKVVGNKHPQEGIARGHSWTDTEGPTPKIERLKHGVEAPVVLPDLPGPRDGRWMIADVVTGYGVVRAVERYYKQRNLKLEGQRAIIEGFGAVGAFAAYYLQKLGVVTVAASSRGANRTTRVASDAKGLNVNALILARQGTELPAPGKEHPQIVDSASGDELFEHKAEIYIPGAISHSTNAARIDALKRCGVKVVSCGANNPFAYDRSKSDLKSWVSDMLALQKIADKEFAIIPDFVANCGMARTFGYLMSAGGKTDEKSILADTAQRIDGAVDRLLAGHTAPNGLLERGYTAFIPE; encoded by the coding sequence ATGCCCACCGGCTTCGACAAGTACCAGGCGTTTTACGAGCGGCCCGCCACCATCGTCGTCGAGTGGCGCGACCGCGAGACGCCCGCCGTGGGCTGGCTTGCGATCGACACCCTCCGCGGCGGCGCGGCCGGCGGCGGCACCCGCATGCGTGCCGGCGGCACCCAGCAGGAGGCCGTGTTCCTCGCCAAGACCATGGGCGTGAAGTTCTGCGTCGCCGGGCCCGACATCGGCGGCGGCAAGTCCGTCATCGACTTCGACTACGACAAGTACCCCGCCGACGTGAAGCGCGGCGTGCTAGAGCGCTGGTACCGCCACATCGGGCCCTACCTCAAGTGCTGCTACGGCACGGGCGGCGACATCGGCGTTGACGAGGTCTCCGAGGCCACCGCCATCATCGAGAAGGTCGTCGGCAACAAGCACCCGCAGGAAGGCATCGCCCGCGGCCATTCCTGGACCGACACCGAGGGCCCCACGCCCAAGATCGAGCGCCTCAAGCACGGCGTCGAAGCCCCCGTCGTCCTGCCCGACCTCCCCGGCCCCCGCGACGGCCGCTGGATGATCGCCGACGTCGTCACCGGCTACGGCGTCGTCCGCGCCGTCGAGCGCTACTACAAGCAGCGGAACCTAAAGCTCGAGGGTCAGCGGGCGATCATCGAGGGCTTCGGCGCCGTGGGCGCGTTCGCCGCGTACTACCTGCAGAAGCTGGGCGTGGTGACGGTGGCGGCGTCTTCGCGGGGTGCGAACCGCACCACCCGCGTGGCGAGCGACGCCAAGGGCCTCAACGTCAACGCCCTGATCCTCGCCCGCCAGGGCACCGAGCTGCCCGCCCCCGGCAAGGAGCACCCGCAGATCGTGGACTCCGCAAGCGGCGACGAGCTCTTCGAGCACAAGGCCGAGATATACATCCCCGGCGCGATCTCCCACTCCACCAACGCGGCTCGCATCGACGCCCTCAAGCGTTGCGGCGTCAAGGTCGTCTCCTGCGGCGCCAACAACCCGTTCGCCTACGACCGCAGCAAGAGCGACCTCAAGAGCTGGGTCAGCGACATGCTCGCCCTCCAGAAGATCGCCGACAAGGAGTTCGCGATCATCCCCGACTTCGTGGCCAACTGCGGCATGGCTCGTACCTTCGGCTACCTCATGTCCGCCGGCGGCAAGACCGACGAGAAGTCGATCCTCGCCGACACCGCGCAGCGCATCGACGGCGCTGTCGACCGCCTGCTCGCCGGGCACACCGCCCCCAACGGCCTCCTCGAGCGCGGCTACACGGCGTTCATCCCCGAATAA
- a CDS encoding LuxR C-terminal-related transcriptional regulator: MMQSSVRDTTSTGGKFQPTKDPFWSALTDDTNLPVLIVDANGVIEFANGVASKIMGTDPTNASGKNLREFFSEELVTERLGLIREAVNTGRPITIEGMVKGRLMRAVFRPMMSPGQPPRVLVTSRLAIGDQTGEGVVHARVNDSGALASLTARELEILKLIGVGLSTADIAKKLGRSVKTVEWHRVSLGDKLGVTNRVELARIAIAAGLVGLDEPVSKHGEN; this comes from the coding sequence ATGATGCAGTCAAGTGTTCGAGACACCACCAGCACCGGCGGCAAGTTCCAGCCGACCAAGGACCCTTTCTGGTCGGCGCTCACGGACGACACCAACCTGCCCGTGCTCATCGTCGATGCCAACGGCGTGATCGAGTTCGCCAACGGCGTCGCCAGCAAGATCATGGGGACCGACCCCACCAACGCGTCGGGCAAGAACCTGCGCGAGTTCTTCAGTGAGGAGCTCGTGACGGAGCGGCTCGGGCTCATTCGAGAGGCGGTCAACACGGGCCGGCCGATCACGATTGAGGGCATGGTCAAGGGGCGGCTGATGCGGGCGGTGTTCCGCCCGATGATGTCGCCCGGCCAGCCGCCGCGGGTGCTGGTCACCAGCCGCCTGGCGATCGGTGATCAGACGGGCGAGGGCGTGGTGCACGCACGGGTCAACGACTCGGGCGCGCTCGCGAGCCTCACCGCGCGGGAGCTGGAGATCCTCAAGCTCATCGGCGTGGGCCTGTCGACGGCGGATATCGCCAAGAAGCTGGGTCGCAGCGTGAAGACGGTGGAATGGCACCGCGTTTCGCTGGGCGACAAGCTGGGCGTGACCAACCGCGTGGAGCTGGCCCGCATCGCCATCGCGGCGGGGCTGGTGGGGCTGGACGAGCCGGTGAGCAAGCACGGCGAGAACTGA
- a CDS encoding TIGR00730 family Rossman fold protein, with translation MDPTQKFPDAHAQGSSPNGRARWAKVPGDPDVRRFLAGPRSRWAELLRVVRIGSEFVRGFRALHFAGPCITVFGSARFKEDNPYYAMARDMGRRIAEMGLTTMTGGGPGIMEAANRGAKEAGGRSLGCNIILPMEQHPNPYVDRFIEFRYFFVRKVMLVKYSYAFVCMPGGFGTLDELFEALTLVQTKKIYSFPIVLMGVDYWRPLVQFIEQTLLAARTIDAEDLRLLTVTDSPDEAIDAIVRGLETHEESLKAGPRPRWWLREVGAAEVAAGVRRVKLEEAKAE, from the coding sequence TTGGACCCAACTCAGAAGTTCCCGGACGCCCACGCCCAGGGGAGCAGCCCCAACGGACGGGCCCGCTGGGCCAAGGTCCCAGGGGACCCCGATGTCCGCAGATTCCTCGCCGGCCCCCGCTCCCGCTGGGCCGAGCTCCTCCGCGTGGTCCGCATCGGCAGCGAGTTCGTCCGCGGCTTCCGCGCACTGCACTTCGCCGGCCCGTGCATCACCGTCTTCGGCTCCGCCCGCTTCAAGGAGGACAACCCCTACTACGCGATGGCCCGCGACATGGGCCGGCGCATCGCGGAGATGGGGTTGACCACTATGACCGGCGGCGGCCCGGGCATCATGGAGGCCGCCAACCGGGGGGCCAAGGAAGCCGGCGGGCGCTCGCTGGGCTGCAACATCATCCTGCCCATGGAGCAGCACCCCAACCCGTACGTGGATCGGTTTATCGAGTTCCGCTACTTCTTCGTGCGCAAGGTCATGCTCGTCAAGTACAGCTACGCGTTCGTGTGCATGCCCGGAGGCTTCGGCACACTCGACGAGCTCTTCGAGGCCCTCACGCTGGTGCAGACGAAGAAGATCTACTCGTTCCCCATCGTGCTCATGGGCGTGGACTACTGGCGGCCCCTCGTCCAGTTCATTGAGCAGACCCTGCTCGCCGCGCGGACCATCGATGCCGAGGACCTCCGCCTGCTGACGGTGACCGACTCGCCCGACGAGGCCATCGACGCGATTGTGCGGGGGCTGGAGACGCACGAGGAGAGCCTCAAGGCAGGGCCGCGCCCGCGCTGGTGGCTGCGTGAGGTGGGCGCCGCGGAAGTCGCCGCGGGCGTGCGGCGCGTCAAACTCGAAGAAGCGAAGGCCGAATAG
- a CDS encoding ATP-binding protein: MGRPPAQRYAAAVLVVAGAVLLRAALVPVTQQMYPFFTAYGAVVVSGWLLGAGPALLTLVLCYFTHLLLFIQPRGLLWPTTTPHIAGTVMYAFTGLVVCLLAQARARAEVAYVRGQHESRTALNTLRALLDSIPEGIVIIDMPGGVVRLISRAGAEMGGFHAPQVQGRSLYELARTWRAIDPVSGDAIPHTDRPFVRMLEKGEPILDRELVVERPDGSRIPVLLNGAPIFDRTCFGPDGKPLIIGGVMVYRDITRRKQAMAALAESAARYRLLFEQAPWPKWLVHMETLRFLDVNDAAIECFGYTREEFLSRTLADLRPPDEPPTELEQRHDKADHFEGTIATRQVTRTGTVLDVELTAREIPVRHDGPHDGAEDGGILLVECFDTTDLKHAQQELLRKAAELERSNADLEQFAHAAAHDLKEPLRGLALYASFLLEDHGESLPEEGRRMVHTISRLASRGIALVDSLLEVSQAGRTQLRLAEVDLNRLLADVLEGLTRLIDEQEVIVSRTCELPTLTCDRVQVARILTNLITNAIKYNTSRPKRVEVGCEPHPRVGGQLAMFVRDNGIGIKPEHQQQIFRMFRRLHTPDAYGGGTGAGLALVQKLVRRHAGEVWVESEPGNGATFWFTLGTPTQPATPPPVMPPEKPPPARR; this comes from the coding sequence ATGGGCCGCCCGCCCGCCCAGCGGTACGCCGCCGCGGTCCTCGTGGTGGCCGGCGCCGTGCTGCTCCGCGCCGCCCTCGTGCCGGTCACCCAGCAGATGTACCCCTTCTTCACCGCGTATGGCGCGGTGGTGGTCTCCGGCTGGCTGCTGGGCGCCGGCCCCGCGCTGCTGACCCTCGTGCTCTGCTACTTCACGCACCTGCTGCTGTTCATCCAGCCGCGCGGGCTGCTCTGGCCCACCACCACGCCGCACATCGCGGGCACTGTCATGTACGCCTTCACCGGCCTGGTCGTGTGCCTGCTCGCGCAGGCCCGCGCCCGCGCCGAGGTCGCCTACGTCCGCGGCCAGCACGAGTCCCGCACCGCACTCAACACCCTCCGCGCCCTGCTCGATTCCATCCCAGAGGGCATCGTCATCATCGACATGCCCGGCGGGGTGGTCCGGCTGATCAGCCGCGCCGGCGCCGAGATGGGCGGCTTCCACGCCCCGCAGGTGCAGGGCCGCAGTCTTTACGAGCTGGCCCGCACCTGGAGGGCCATCGACCCGGTGAGCGGCGACGCGATCCCGCACACCGACCGCCCCTTCGTCCGCATGCTTGAGAAGGGCGAGCCGATCCTCGACCGCGAGCTGGTCGTCGAGCGCCCCGACGGCAGCCGCATCCCCGTGCTGCTCAACGGCGCCCCCATCTTCGACCGCACCTGCTTCGGCCCCGACGGCAAGCCGCTGATCATCGGCGGTGTCATGGTCTACCGCGACATCACCCGCCGCAAGCAGGCGATGGCCGCGCTGGCCGAGAGCGCCGCCCGCTACCGCCTCCTCTTCGAGCAGGCCCCCTGGCCCAAGTGGCTGGTGCACATGGAAACCCTCCGCTTCCTGGACGTCAACGACGCCGCCATCGAGTGCTTCGGCTACACCCGCGAGGAGTTCCTGAGCAGGACGCTCGCCGACCTCCGGCCCCCCGACGAGCCCCCCACCGAGCTTGAGCAGCGCCACGACAAGGCCGACCACTTCGAGGGCACCATCGCCACGCGTCAGGTCACCCGCACGGGGACGGTCCTGGACGTTGAGCTCACCGCCCGCGAGATCCCGGTGCGTCACGATGGCCCCCACGATGGCGCGGAAGATGGCGGCATCCTCCTGGTCGAGTGCTTCGACACCACCGACCTCAAGCACGCCCAGCAGGAGCTGCTCCGCAAGGCCGCCGAGCTCGAGCGCAGCAACGCCGACCTCGAGCAGTTCGCCCACGCCGCCGCCCACGACCTCAAGGAGCCCCTCCGCGGCCTCGCCCTCTACGCCTCCTTCCTCCTCGAAGACCACGGCGAATCTCTCCCCGAGGAGGGCCGCCGCATGGTGCACACCATCTCGCGCCTGGCCTCCCGCGGCATCGCCCTGGTCGACTCGCTGCTGGAGGTCTCGCAGGCCGGCCGCACCCAGCTCCGCCTCGCCGAGGTCGACCTCAACAGGCTCCTCGCCGACGTGCTCGAGGGGCTGACGAGGCTGATCGACGAGCAGGAGGTGATCGTGTCGCGCACCTGCGAGCTGCCCACCCTCACCTGCGACCGCGTGCAGGTCGCCCGCATCCTCACCAACCTCATCACCAACGCCATCAAGTACAACACCAGCCGCCCCAAGCGGGTCGAGGTCGGCTGCGAGCCCCACCCGCGCGTGGGCGGCCAGCTCGCCATGTTCGTCCGCGACAACGGCATCGGCATCAAGCCCGAGCACCAGCAGCAGATCTTCCGCATGTTCCGCCGCCTGCACACCCCCGACGCCTACGGCGGCGGCACCGGCGCCGGCCTCGCCCTGGTGCAGAAGCTCGTCCGCCGCCACGCCGGCGAGGTGTGGGTGGAGAGCGAGCCGGGGAACGGCGCCACGTTCTGGTTCACGCTGGGCACGCCGACTCAGCCTGCCACGCCCCCGCCCGTCATGCCGCCGGAGAAGCCGCCGCCTGCGCGTCGATAA
- a CDS encoding ABC transporter permease has translation MTDWTIILRSMRARLFSTATTVATVAVAVALMLVLLTMRDAARRAFDKGGGNMHLLLSRDASPLVSILNGLYYVNSPRAPIQFREYEQFATNPLVEWAIPMQLGDSYRARYPVVATAPEFFTKFKPEPDAEWSFESGYPFAVDFEVVIGAEVARETGLKAGQWITLTHGFPARDGGGAGAAHEHDQFKYTVVGVLNPTGQAYDRAVFTNLMSTWIIHAHDRIEKAHAGEDEHDHDHAHHDHDHEVVTTAADVTDEDKKITNVFVRVKGREGSDSSAVLPMVFDRLRRGQLFPGGVTVAQPKQELDKVWSIVGNVDRIIIAIAAAVLLSSGIAIMLALYNSMEQRRRQIAVLRVLGASRGRVLGLVLTESAVIGLLGAAAGVVLAAVGALVAATIMKREVGLTIDPTLQPVALILVAIGTIVLACLAGLVPALAAYNTSVMRNLRPIG, from the coding sequence ATGACCGACTGGACGATCATCCTGCGGAGCATGCGGGCGCGGCTGTTCTCGACCGCGACGACGGTGGCGACTGTGGCGGTGGCGGTGGCGCTCATGCTGGTGCTGCTGACGATGCGGGACGCGGCGCGGCGTGCGTTCGACAAGGGCGGGGGCAACATGCACCTGCTGCTGTCGCGCGACGCCAGCCCGCTGGTGTCGATTCTGAATGGGCTGTACTACGTCAACTCGCCGCGGGCGCCGATCCAGTTCCGCGAGTACGAGCAGTTCGCGACCAACCCGCTGGTGGAGTGGGCGATCCCCATGCAGCTGGGCGACAGCTACCGGGCGCGGTACCCGGTGGTGGCGACGGCGCCGGAGTTCTTCACGAAGTTCAAGCCCGAGCCGGACGCGGAGTGGTCGTTCGAGTCGGGGTACCCGTTCGCGGTGGACTTCGAGGTCGTGATCGGCGCCGAGGTGGCGCGGGAGACGGGGCTGAAGGCGGGGCAGTGGATCACGCTGACGCACGGGTTCCCCGCGCGGGACGGGGGTGGGGCGGGGGCGGCGCACGAGCACGATCAGTTCAAGTACACGGTAGTGGGGGTGCTGAACCCGACGGGGCAGGCGTACGACCGCGCGGTGTTCACCAACCTGATGAGCACGTGGATCATCCATGCGCACGACCGCATCGAGAAGGCGCACGCGGGCGAGGATGAGCACGACCACGACCACGCCCATCACGACCATGATCACGAGGTGGTGACCACGGCGGCTGATGTGACCGACGAGGACAAGAAGATCACCAACGTGTTCGTCCGCGTCAAAGGGCGCGAGGGGTCGGACTCCTCCGCGGTGCTCCCGATGGTCTTCGACCGCCTTCGGCGCGGCCAGCTCTTCCCCGGCGGCGTCACGGTTGCCCAGCCCAAGCAGGAGCTCGACAAGGTCTGGAGCATCGTGGGCAATGTCGATCGCATCATCATCGCGATCGCCGCGGCGGTGCTGCTGTCGAGTGGGATTGCGATCATGCTGGCGCTGTACAACTCGATGGAGCAGCGGCGGCGGCAGATCGCGGTGCTGCGGGTGCTCGGGGCCAGCCGAGGGCGGGTGCTGGGGCTGGTGCTGACCGAGTCGGCGGTGATCGGGCTGCTCGGGGCCGCGGCGGGCGTGGTGCTGGCGGCGGTGGGGGCCCTCGTCGCCGCGACGATCATGAAGCGGGAGGTGGGGCTCACGATTGATCCCACGCTCCAGCCGGTGGCGTTGATCCTCGTGGCGATCGGGACCATTGTGCTGGCGTGCCTGGCGGGGCTGGTGCCCGCGCTCGCCGCGTACAACACGAGTGTGATGCGGAACCTGCGGCCGATTGGGTAA